One window from the genome of Salvia miltiorrhiza cultivar Shanhuang (shh) chromosome 7, IMPLAD_Smil_shh, whole genome shotgun sequence encodes:
- the LOC130995862 gene encoding ERAD-associated E3 ubiquitin-protein ligase HRD1B-like encodes MMKLQTYAGFSLIAALAIIYHAFDSRGQFYPAMVYLSTSKISLVLLLNMGLVFMCILWQLTKKIFLGSLREAEVERLNEQSWREVMEILFAITIFRQDFSVTFLAMVTALLLIKSLHWLAQKRVEYIETTPTVPKLSHVRIVSFMVFLLLIDSIFLYDSVEHLIETRQASVALFFSFEYIILATTTLSTFVKYMFHVSDMLMEGQWEKKAVCTFYLELIRDLLHLTLCMCFFLVIFLNYGVPLHLIRELYETFRNFRIRVADYIRYRKVTSNMKDRFPDATPDELSVSDATCIICREEMIAAKKLVCGHLFHVNCLRSWLERQNTCPTCRALVIPPENGASTTSTRTNSQQQGTGTAGTSSEGSSGDGVANENVSQHQTRLQAAAAAATLYEKSFVYPSPNALMRSPGYASPSQIFQHSIIAKDGEEGAASELSEQFVQTTLDQLPQFALAPTQFPHVNGRFGEGTSSESHLDLQRKLIEHQIEFLQNQLQLLRNGEKTKDIGTSFDIKGKSVSSSSSSVIDSGEI; translated from the exons ATGATGAAGTTGCAAACTTACGCTGGGTTCAGTTTGATAGCTGCATTGGCTATTATTTATCATGCCTTTGATAGTAGAGGCCAATTTTACCCTGCAATGGTTTATTTGTCGACCTCAAAGATCAGTCTAGTGCTTCTTCTGAATATGGGTTTGGTTTTTATGTGCATCCTGTGGCAATTGACCAAGAAAATCTTCCTTGGTTCGCTCCGAGAAGCAGAGGTCGAGAGGCTGAATGAGCAGTCATGGCGGGAGGTCATGGAAATATTGTTCGCGATAACTATTTTTAGACAAGATTTTTCAGTTACATTTCTTGCAATGGTTACTGCTTTGCTTCTGATAAAATCTTTGCATTGGTTGGCCCAAAAGAGGGTGGAATATATAGAAACAACTCCGACTGTTCCAAAGCTATCTCATGTACGCATCGTATCTTTCATGGTGTTCCTACTCCTTATTGACAGCATCTTTCTCTATGACTCAGTTGAGCATTTGATAGAAACCAGACAAGCTTCAGTCGCACTGTTCTTTTCATTTGA ATACATAATCCTGGCAACAACAACTCTCTCAACCTTTGTGAAGTATATGTTCCATGTCAGTGACATGCTTATGGAAGGACAATGGGAAAAGAAGGCTGTCTGCACATTTTACTTGGAGCTTATTCGAGACTTGCTGCACTTGACTCTCTGCATGTGTTTCTTCCTTGTCATCTTTTT GAATTATGGTGTGCCTCTTCACTTGATCCGCGAGCTGTACGAGACATTCCGTAACTTCAGAATCCGTGTGGCTGATTATATACGTTACCGAAAGGTCACTTCAAATATGAAAGATCGTTTCCCCGATGCGACTCCTGACGAGCTCAGTGT AAGCGATGCAACCTGCATTATATGTCGTGAGGAGATGATTGCAGCCAAAAAACTTGTTTGTGGACATCTTTTCCATGTGAACTGCCTCAGATCATGGTTGGAAAGGCAAAACACATGCCCTACGTGCAGAGCTCTTGTTATACCACCTGAAAACGGGGCATCCACTACTTCAACAAGGACTAATAGCCAGCAGCAAG GAACTGGCACGGCTGGTACTTCTTCAGAGGGATCTAGTGGTGATGGCGTGGCAAATGAGAATGTCAGTCAACATCAGACTAGACTCCaagcagctgctgctgctgccactTTATATGAAAAATCTTTTGTTTATCCTTCTCCAAATGCTCTAATGCG GTCACCTGGATATGCCTCACCTTCACAAATATTTCAACACTCTATAATAGCAAAAGATGGTGAGGAGGGTGCTGCTAGCGAATTGTCGGAACAGTTTGTACAAACAACCTTGGATCAGTTACCACAGTTTGCTTTGGCTCCTACACAGTTCCCACATGTTAATGGGAGATTTGGAGAAGGGACTTCATCGGAGTCTCACCTTGATTTGCAAAGGAAGTTAATTGAGCACCAGATTGAG TTTCTGCAAAACCAGCTCCAGCTTCTAAGAAATGGGGAGAAAACAAAGGATATAGGGACATCATTTGATATCAAAGGGAAGTCAGTATCGTCATCATCTTCATCTGTGATCGACTCTGGTGAGATATAA